The sequence CAACCTCTTCCTATAAGTTATAATTCTCCATATTTAGAACTTAGTAAAAATAAAAATGTAAAAATAGATTTTAGATCTTTTATAGAAATAAAAGGAGCATCATCTAGTGATATACGAAAACAAAAAATAAATTTTTCTGATTTTACTGTAGTTCTTTTTATAAGTAAAAAATCTGTAGATCATTATTTTAGATTAGCAGAATCTATGCGTTTTAAAGTTCCAATTTCTATGAAATATGTTTGTCAAACTAAAACTATAGCTTACTATTTACAAAAGTATATTACTTATAGAAAAAGAAAAATTCATATTGGTAAAAAATCATTTAAAGATATATTACCTTATATCAAAAAACATTCAATAGAAAAATTTTTTTTGCCTTCTTCAGATATATTACAACAAGAAATTCCAAATATGTTAAATAAATTAAATATTTTTTGGAAAAGAGGTATTTTATATAAAACCACTTATAGTGATTTATCTGATTTAAAACATATATGTTATGATATTTTAGTTTTCTTTAGTCCAGCAGAAATTAAATCTTTATTTGAAAATTTTCCAAATTTTGATCAAAATAATATAAAAATTGCTACTTTTGGAAAAAATACTTTAGATGCAGCTTACAAAGCAGGATTAAAAATAGATATAAAAGTTCCAACACCAGAATTTCCATCTATGGCAATGGCTTTAGATAAATATATAAAAAATTAAAAAATATTGAATAAACTAATTTTTTTTTTATTATTATTATCCTGTGCTAATTATGAACCTCTAACCGGTGGTAAAAAAGATATAAATACACCAATATTTTTATATTCTGTTCCAAATAATTTTTCAACTTTTATTAAAAAAGATTTAAAATATATTAAAATATTTTTTAATGAAAAAGTTACATTAAAAGATATAGATCATATTATTATAAATCCATTTTATTTACAAAAACATATTATTTTTTATCCTAGTTCTTTACCTAAAGAATATATAACTATCAAATTTAAAGAAAAATTAATGACAAATACTACTTATAGTATTTGTTTTAATAATTGTATAAAAGATGATAGAGAAGAAAATATTCTTCCTTATTTTATATTTACTTTTTCTACTGGATCATTTATAGACTCAATACATATAAAAGGTATAATAAATTCTAAATTTAAAATTAAAAAAAATATAGCCATAATATTATATAATTTAAACCATACTATACAAAAACCAAATTATATTGCTTTAATAGATTTGATAAATAAAAAATACAAAATTTCTTACATAAGAAAAGGAAAATATTCATTACTTTGTTTTAATGATGAAAACAAAAACAAAATATATGAACCAAATAAAAAAGAATTAATTTTTTTTCAAAAAAAAATTTTTTTATTAGAAAATAATAAAAAACATAATATTAATATTTTAATAAAATAATATAATTTTTATTCTACTGTTACAGATTTTGCTAAATTTCTTGGTTGATCTACATTTTCTCCACGTATGCATGCTATTTGATAAGCTAATAATTGAAGAGGAATAACAGTAATTAATGGACTTAACTCTTCAATAATATATGGTACTTTTATAGTAAAATCTGCTAATGTATTTATTTGAATATCTCCTTCATTTACTATTGCTATAATTTTACCTTTTCTAGCTTTAATTTCCTGAATATTTCCTATTATTTTTTCATAACAACCTTTTTTTGTTGCAATAATAACTACAGGCATATTTTCATCAATCAAAGCTATAGGTCCATGTTTCATTTCTGCTGCTGGATAACCTTCTGCATGTATATAAGATATTTCTTTTAGTTTTAAAGCTCCTTCTAAAGCTACTGGAAAATTAATACCTCTTCCTAAATAGAGAAAATTATTTACATTAAAATATTTTTTTGCTATTATTTTTATAGAATTATATACTTTTAAAGTATTATTTACTTTTTCTGAAATAGATCCTAATTCTTTACAAAAAGATTGATAAAAATTATTATTTATAGTAAATCTATACTTTCCTATTTTCAATGCTATTAAAACTAATATTATAATTTGTGCAGTAAAAGCTTTTGTAGAAGCTACACCTATTTCAGGTCCTGCATGAGTATAAACTCCTGCATCTACATTTCTTGCAATAGAAGACCCCACTACATTACAAATTCCAAAAACAAAAGCACCTTTTTTTTTTGCTAATTTTAAAGCTGCTAAAGTATCTGCTGTTTCTCCAGATTGAGATATAACAATAATGATATCTTTTTTTTCTAAAATAGGATTTTTATATCTAAATTCTGAAGCATATTCTACTTCCACTGGAATACGAGTTA is a genomic window of Blattabacterium cuenoti containing:
- a CDS encoding uroporphyrinogen-III synthase, whose amino-acid sequence is MKINNILISQPLPISYNSPYLELSKNKNVKIDFRSFIEIKGASSSDIRKQKINFSDFTVVLFISKKSVDHYFRLAESMRFKVPISMKYVCQTKTIAYYLQKYITYRKRKIHIGKKSFKDILPYIKKHSIEKFFLPSSDILQQEIPNMLNKLNIFWKRGILYKTTYSDLSDLKHICYDILVFFSPAEIKSLFENFPNFDQNNIKIATFGKNTLDAAYKAGLKIDIKVPTPEFPSMAMALDKYIKN
- a CDS encoding Ig-like domain-containing protein, which produces MNKLIFFLLLLSCANYEPLTGGKKDINTPIFLYSVPNNFSTFIKKDLKYIKIFFNEKVTLKDIDHIIINPFYLQKHIIFYPSSLPKEYITIKFKEKLMTNTTYSICFNNCIKDDREENILPYFIFTFSTGSFIDSIHIKGIINSKFKIKKNIAIILYNLNHTIQKPNYIALIDLINKKYKISYIRKGKYSLLCFNDENKNKIYEPNKKELIFFQKKIFLLENNKKHNINILIK